Below is a window of Lacibacter sp. H407 DNA.
ACAAGTGTGATCAGAAGTTTCTTCATAGCTGCTAATTAAGACATTTCAAGATAGTTATTTTTCTGTAAAAACAGTTTTGCAAAGTCCTTTTCTGCGCCTTACTTTGTAAAGGAATCGTTATAATTTCTTCATCTTCAAATTTTCAAATTACCATGTATACCGGATTGCTTCATCTGCACAATGTGCTCCGCTGGGTTATTCTTATTTTATTACTCATTGCATTGTTTCAGGCTTTCACAAAAAAAGGCGGCTTGCAAAAGACCAGTTTATTTTTGCTGATTGCTGCACACATTACGTTGTTGCTCGGATTGTTTCAATATTTCAACAATGAAGCAGTAGGCTTTCACATGATCGAACGACTTGGTGGTTTCGGAAATGTAATGAAAGACAGTTTCGCCCGTTTCTGGGTTGTTGAACATATTTCGGCAATGATCCTTGCTATTGTAATGATCACTGTAGCAAGAGGTAAAGTAAAGAAACAAAACTTTGGCGCTGCATCGTGGTTGTATGTAATTGCTCTCGTATTGATTATTGCGGCTGTGCCCTGGCCATTCCGTGAAGGAATTGCAAGGCCGTGGTTTCCCGGTATGTAACTCATAATAAAAAGGCCTCCGATAGGAGGCCTTTTATGTTTATTTCTTTTTGTCTTCCCGGTAAAATATTTTACTAACGATCTTCCAGCCTTCTTTAGTTTTGATCAGGCTCATCATGTCGTGAAAGTAAAAAGTAGGATACTCTATGGTTAGTTTGGCCGTAGCAGCATTTCCAAATACTTCTATCCGATCGATCTTCGTGGTGCGGTTTTGTTTTACACCTGTATTTCTTGTGCGTGCCATAAAATCCTTCAATGAAACATTCATCAAGGTATCGTT
It encodes the following:
- a CDS encoding nuclear transport factor 2 family protein, whose translation is MKPILLIIGILFIHSYVKAQADAQTIKDIETVCNYYLIGGTNGDSVMFSKAFDPAGQMRYMRNDTLMNVSLKDFMARTRNTGVKQNRTTKIDRIEVFGNAATAKLTIEYPTFYFHDMMSLIKTKEGWKIVSKIFYREDKKK